A region from the Actinoplanes sp. OR16 genome encodes:
- a CDS encoding response regulator transcription factor has translation MRILVVEDDAAVRDSLARTLRFEGYQVEIAGDGRAALDAVRTADPDAVILDVNMPRMDGLEACRQMRADGVVLPVLMLTARDTVGDRVAGLDAGADDYLVKPFALQELLARIRALLRRSALSVPAVPDDPGEFLVFADVRLNPRTREVWRGSRSLRLTRTEFTILEAFLRHPRQVLSRAALFEQVWGYDFGEGSNSLHVYLGYLRRKLEAEGEARLLHTVRGVGFVLREEPL, from the coding sequence ATGCGGATCCTGGTGGTCGAAGACGACGCGGCGGTGCGTGACTCGCTGGCGCGCACCCTGCGGTTCGAGGGCTACCAGGTGGAGATCGCCGGGGACGGCCGGGCCGCCCTCGACGCCGTCCGCACCGCCGACCCCGACGCCGTGATCCTCGACGTGAACATGCCCCGGATGGACGGCCTCGAGGCGTGCCGGCAGATGCGGGCCGACGGCGTGGTGCTGCCGGTCCTCATGCTGACCGCGCGGGACACGGTCGGTGACCGGGTGGCCGGGCTCGACGCGGGCGCCGACGACTACCTGGTGAAACCGTTCGCCCTGCAGGAGCTGCTCGCCCGCATCCGGGCGCTGCTGCGGCGGTCCGCGCTGTCCGTGCCGGCGGTCCCGGACGATCCGGGCGAGTTCCTGGTCTTCGCCGACGTGCGCCTCAATCCGCGTACGCGGGAGGTCTGGCGCGGATCCCGTTCCCTCCGGCTGACCCGCACCGAGTTCACCATCCTGGAGGCGTTCCTGCGCCATCCGCGGCAGGTGCTCTCCCGGGCGGCGCTGTTCGAGCAGGTCTGGGGTTACGACTTCGGCGAGGGGTCGAACAGCCTGCACGTCTACCTCGGCTATCTGCGCCGCAAGCTGGAGGCCGAGGGCGAGGCGCGGCTGCTGCACACCGTGCGCGGCGTCGGCTTCGTGCTGCGTGAGGAGCCGCTGTGA
- a CDS encoding FMN-binding protein: MLSTVAALVLLFSYRTSTGAAITPEVVAVGTAPAASAGSTVYTGDVVQTQEGDVQVAITVADGKIIAVTVPIYPGGSSRHEEISARSIPVLVQETLDAQSADIDSVSGATYTSGGYKESLQSALDAAQPA, translated from the coding sequence TTGCTTTCCACCGTTGCGGCTCTCGTGCTGCTGTTCAGCTATCGGACCAGCACGGGAGCGGCCATCACGCCCGAGGTGGTGGCCGTCGGCACCGCCCCCGCCGCCTCCGCGGGATCAACGGTCTACACCGGCGACGTGGTGCAGACCCAGGAGGGGGACGTCCAGGTCGCCATCACGGTCGCCGACGGGAAGATCATCGCGGTCACCGTGCCGATCTACCCGGGCGGCAGCTCCCGGCACGAGGAGATCAGCGCCCGCTCGATCCCGGTCCTCGTGCAGGAGACCCTCGACGCGCAGAGCGCCGACATCGACTCCGTGTCGGGCGCCACGTACACCAGCGGCGGCTACAAGGAGTCACTGCAGTCCGCCCTCGACGCCGCCCAGCCGGCCTAG
- a CDS encoding ferric reductase-like transmembrane domain-containing protein: protein MTATAVPGNTRAAAHRRPRAAPRWWRSAGGAAAGLSLLVVTALWAGNGGPSQIAGGGSAAITAVARLAGLWASDLLLLQVLLMARIPMVERAFGQDRLARWHRWTGFTSFWLMVLHIVTITVGYAAGTTNVFAQFWDLVRTYPGMLLAAAGTVLLLLVVGTSIRAARRKTRYESWHLLHLYAYLGVGLALPHQIWTGSDFTASPLARAYWWTLYAVTAAAVLTYRIGLPAWRNRRHRLVVSRIVPEGPGLTSVYLTGSNLESLPVRAGQFFHWRFLDGPGWTRSNPFSLSATPRPDMLRITVKSQGDGSARIATLKPGTKVFFEGPYGKLTGETYDGGPVVLMACGIGITPLLSLLGELPYRHGGATLIYRARSEADLAFRGELEWFAEQRGVRVVPLVGHRAGSSWLPADLAGQSDVLRRIAPEIAAAQVYICGPEEWASLARAAARDAGVEPARVHTELFAW from the coding sequence ATGACAGCGACAGCCGTACCCGGCAACACCCGCGCCGCCGCCCATCGCCGCCCACGCGCTGCTCCGCGATGGTGGCGAAGTGCCGGGGGAGCGGCCGCCGGGCTGAGCCTGCTCGTCGTCACCGCGCTCTGGGCGGGCAACGGCGGCCCGAGCCAGATCGCCGGCGGCGGCTCCGCGGCGATCACCGCGGTCGCGCGGCTCGCCGGGCTCTGGGCGTCCGACCTGCTGCTCCTTCAGGTGCTGCTGATGGCCCGGATCCCGATGGTGGAGCGGGCGTTCGGGCAGGACCGGCTCGCGCGCTGGCACCGGTGGACGGGCTTCACCTCGTTCTGGCTGATGGTGCTGCACATCGTCACGATCACGGTCGGCTACGCGGCCGGGACCACGAACGTCTTCGCGCAGTTCTGGGACCTGGTCCGGACGTACCCGGGGATGCTCCTCGCCGCGGCCGGGACCGTCCTGCTGCTCCTGGTGGTGGGCACCTCGATCCGCGCGGCACGCCGGAAGACGCGTTACGAGTCCTGGCACCTTCTTCATCTGTACGCCTACCTGGGCGTGGGATTGGCCCTCCCGCACCAGATCTGGACCGGCTCCGATTTCACCGCGAGTCCGCTCGCCCGTGCGTATTGGTGGACGCTGTACGCGGTGACGGCGGCGGCCGTCCTGACGTACCGGATAGGTCTTCCCGCATGGCGCAACCGGCGGCACCGCCTGGTGGTCTCCCGGATCGTGCCCGAAGGGCCGGGCCTGACCTCGGTGTACCTGACCGGATCGAACCTGGAGTCGCTGCCGGTGCGCGCCGGGCAGTTCTTCCACTGGCGGTTCCTGGACGGGCCGGGCTGGACCCGGTCGAACCCGTTCTCGCTCTCCGCGACGCCGCGCCCGGACATGCTCCGGATCACCGTGAAGAGCCAGGGCGACGGGTCGGCGCGGATCGCGACCCTGAAGCCGGGGACCAAGGTGTTCTTCGAGGGGCCGTACGGGAAGTTGACCGGCGAGACCTACGACGGCGGGCCGGTCGTGCTGATGGCCTGCGGCATCGGCATCACGCCGCTGCTGTCGCTCCTCGGCGAGCTGCCCTACCGCCATGGCGGGGCGACGCTGATCTACCGGGCGCGGAGCGAGGCCGACCTGGCGTTCCGCGGTGAGCTGGAGTGGTTCGCCGAGCAGCGCGGGGTGCGGGTCGTGCCGCTCGTCGGTCATCGCGCCGGCTCCTCGTGGCTGCCCGCGGACCTGGCCGGGCAGAGCGATGTCCTGCGGCGGATCGCGCCGGAGATCGCCGCCGCGCAGGTCTACATCTGCGGGCCCGAGGAGTGGGCGTCGCTGGCGCGGGCGGCGGCTCGGGACGCCGGCGTGGAGCCGGCGCGGGTGCACACCGAACTCTTCGCGTGGTGA
- a CDS encoding DUF4956 domain-containing protein, translating to MTTLLAVAVDLAAIALLTFGVYYPRHRRRDLVTAFLGINIGVLAVAIVLGSTTVGAGLGLGLFGVLSIIRLRSDEITQHEIAYYFAALGLGLIAGLGGELTATTGGLMLLIIAGLWIGDHPALFRRSRNQQLRLDVAYTDEEALRTHLETLLGGRVTSMVVRQVDLVNDSTLVDVRYTAPAAGRAPQEPGLRVARGVNAA from the coding sequence GTGACCACGTTGCTAGCCGTCGCGGTGGATCTCGCCGCCATCGCCCTCCTGACGTTCGGGGTCTACTACCCCCGGCACCGCCGCCGCGACCTGGTGACCGCGTTCCTCGGCATCAACATCGGTGTCCTGGCGGTCGCGATCGTGCTGGGTTCGACGACCGTCGGCGCGGGCCTCGGGCTCGGCCTCTTCGGCGTCCTGTCGATCATCCGGCTCCGCTCCGACGAGATCACCCAGCACGAGATCGCGTACTACTTCGCGGCTCTCGGCCTCGGCCTGATCGCGGGTCTCGGCGGCGAGCTGACGGCGACCACCGGCGGCCTGATGCTGCTGATCATCGCGGGTCTCTGGATCGGTGACCACCCGGCGCTGTTCCGCCGGTCGCGCAACCAGCAGCTGCGGCTCGACGTGGCGTACACCGACGAGGAGGCGCTGCGCACGCACCTGGAGACGCTGCTCGGCGGCCGGGTCACGAGCATGGTGGTGCGCCAGGTCGACCTGGTCAACGACAGCACCCTGGTGGACGTCCGCTACACGGCCCCGGCGGCCGGCCGCGCGCCCCAGGAGCCGGGCCTGCGGGTCGCTCGCGGGGTGAACGCCGCATGA
- a CDS encoding polyphosphate polymerase domain-containing protein, with translation MMTISLEELVSEAALLTRLDRKYLLPAAELPGLLERMPAGVRMLEIGGQRSFAYRSIYFDTPGLDSYRAAATGRRRRFKIRIRTYLDSGLDFVEVKTRGARGVTVKERIPYDGDGSCLGSAGVAYANDVLAGAGISPEGYEYRPVMATYYRRATFYVPDTGSRVTVDSDLAWMLPDGSTTRMPDSVVVETKSARAASDVDRLLWSLGHRPARISKYATGLAALRPDLPANKWHGVLHRHFTS, from the coding sequence ATGATGACCATCTCCCTGGAGGAGCTCGTCAGCGAGGCGGCGCTGCTCACCCGGCTCGACCGCAAGTACCTTCTCCCCGCCGCCGAGCTGCCCGGACTGCTCGAGCGGATGCCCGCCGGCGTGCGGATGCTGGAGATCGGCGGGCAGCGCTCGTTCGCGTACCGGTCGATCTATTTCGACACCCCCGGCCTGGACAGCTACCGTGCCGCCGCGACCGGCCGGCGCCGCCGCTTCAAGATCCGGATCCGCACCTACCTGGACAGCGGACTCGACTTCGTCGAGGTGAAGACGCGCGGCGCGCGCGGGGTCACGGTCAAGGAGCGCATCCCGTACGACGGGGACGGCTCGTGCCTGGGATCCGCCGGCGTGGCCTACGCGAACGACGTGCTCGCCGGCGCCGGGATCTCGCCCGAGGGCTACGAGTACCGGCCGGTCATGGCCACCTACTACCGCCGGGCCACCTTCTACGTGCCGGACACCGGCAGCCGGGTCACCGTCGACAGCGACCTCGCCTGGATGCTCCCGGACGGCTCCACCACGCGGATGCCGGACTCGGTCGTCGTCGAGACGAAGTCGGCCCGCGCCGCCTCGGACGTCGACCGGCTGCTCTGGTCGCTGGGCCACCGGCCGGCCCGCATCTCGAAGTACGCCACCGGGCTCGCGGCGCTGCGTCCCGACCTGCCGGCCAACAAGTGGCACGGCGTGCTGCACCGTCATTTCACCTCCTGA
- a CDS encoding carbohydrate-binding domain-containing protein, with protein sequence MRLRKKFVAAVSSAVLAAAVLAGCSPDSSSTASDSTGTSGTTAAVVAATVDGTQSAAAVLAANTTVHTAGSSSADGAVEITLSGSSASSSSADGVTIDGSTITITAAGTYRISGDLTDGQVVVNAPDATVTLILDDATISSSTTAAIAATEAGQLVVVLADGSTNTLSDTSAYAGDADVNAALFSAGDLTVTGSGTLTVTGNGNDGIASKDGLLIESGTVTVTAADDGIRGKDYVVVNGGTITVTAGGDGIKADNEEDADAGFIAVADGTIAVTAGGDGLDAATDVVETGGTITVSAGGGHTAKVADDASAKGVKSGVITVLEGGTATVDAADDAVHSDGAVHFAGATVSVASGDDGVHAEGAQVIDGGSVEVTAAVEGLEAAAFVLNSGDVHVVSSDDGINGAGGSSTSDDQGGGFGGGPGGGEDVGDYSVTVNGGTLVIDAGGDGLDSNGTAAITGGTVVVNGPEGDGNGALDVNGTFTISGGTLLAAGSAGMVVTPDSSSEQGWLSATLDSAVEAGTTIQIVDADGAVVASYVTSKSVQNVVFSSSAVTSGESYTVYVGGTASGGSTGGLAASGSLGSATKAVTVTAGEAPAGGFGRR encoded by the coding sequence ATGCGCCTGCGTAAGAAGTTCGTTGCCGCCGTGAGCTCGGCCGTCCTCGCCGCCGCCGTTCTCGCCGGATGTTCACCGGACTCGTCATCCACCGCGTCCGATTCGACCGGTACGTCCGGGACCACCGCGGCCGTGGTCGCGGCCACCGTGGACGGCACGCAGAGCGCGGCGGCGGTGCTGGCCGCGAACACGACCGTCCATACCGCCGGCTCGTCCTCAGCCGACGGCGCCGTCGAGATCACTTTGTCCGGCTCCTCCGCTTCGTCATCGTCGGCCGACGGTGTCACCATCGACGGCTCGACGATCACGATCACGGCGGCTGGGACATATCGGATATCCGGCGATCTGACGGACGGGCAGGTCGTCGTGAACGCGCCCGATGCCACGGTCACGCTGATCCTGGACGACGCCACCATCAGCAGCTCGACCACTGCCGCGATCGCCGCGACCGAAGCCGGCCAGCTCGTCGTCGTCCTCGCCGACGGCAGCACGAACACCCTGTCCGACACGTCCGCCTACGCCGGCGACGCCGATGTCAACGCCGCGCTGTTCAGCGCCGGCGACCTGACCGTCACCGGCAGCGGGACGCTGACCGTGACCGGGAACGGCAACGACGGGATCGCGAGCAAGGACGGCCTGCTCATCGAGTCCGGCACGGTCACCGTGACGGCCGCCGACGACGGCATCCGCGGCAAGGACTACGTGGTCGTGAACGGCGGGACCATCACCGTGACGGCCGGTGGCGACGGGATCAAGGCGGACAACGAGGAGGACGCCGACGCGGGTTTCATCGCCGTCGCCGACGGGACGATCGCCGTGACGGCCGGCGGTGACGGTCTCGACGCGGCCACCGACGTGGTCGAGACCGGCGGGACGATCACCGTCTCGGCCGGTGGCGGGCACACCGCTAAGGTCGCCGACGACGCCTCCGCGAAGGGCGTCAAGTCCGGCGTCATCACCGTCCTCGAAGGCGGGACCGCCACCGTCGACGCCGCCGACGACGCGGTGCACAGTGACGGCGCGGTCCACTTCGCCGGCGCCACGGTCAGCGTGGCGAGCGGCGACGACGGGGTGCACGCCGAGGGCGCGCAGGTCATCGACGGCGGCAGTGTCGAGGTCACGGCGGCGGTCGAGGGCCTGGAGGCGGCCGCGTTCGTGCTGAACTCCGGCGACGTGCACGTGGTCTCCAGTGATGACGGCATCAACGGCGCGGGGGGATCCAGCACCTCGGACGATCAAGGCGGAGGGTTCGGCGGCGGTCCCGGCGGCGGCGAGGACGTCGGCGACTACTCGGTCACCGTCAACGGCGGCACCCTGGTGATCGACGCCGGGGGTGACGGCCTCGACTCGAACGGGACCGCGGCGATCACCGGCGGGACGGTGGTCGTCAACGGGCCGGAGGGCGACGGCAACGGCGCGCTCGACGTCAACGGGACCTTCACGATCAGCGGCGGCACGCTGCTCGCGGCCGGCAGCGCGGGCATGGTGGTGACGCCGGACTCGAGCTCCGAGCAGGGCTGGCTCTCGGCGACGCTGGACAGCGCCGTGGAAGCGGGCACCACCATCCAGATCGTCGACGCGGACGGCGCTGTCGTCGCTTCCTACGTGACGAGCAAGAGCGTGCAGAACGTCGTCTTCTCGTCATCGGCCGTCACGTCCGGCGAGTCGTACACGGTCTACGTCGGCGGCACCGCGAGCGGCGGCAGCACCGGCGGTCTCGCCGCCTCGGGCTCGCTCGGATCGGCGACGAAGGCGGTCACCGTGACGGCGGGCGAGGCGCCCGCCGGCGGGTTCGGCCGCCGCTGA
- a CDS encoding helix-turn-helix transcriptional regulator yields the protein MTENDNGGATVRRLQLGAHLRALRRAKGVTRDEAGYRIRGSESKISRMELGKVSFKERDVTDLLKLYGVEDPAEHQRVLALVREANAPSWWHAYGDVLDTWFQNYLDLEQAAELIRTYEVQFVPGLLQTDAYARAVIRLGHDTAGPEEIDRRARLRMARKQVLERPDAPRLWAVLDEAVLRRPIGGAEVLREQIQYLLDICGSPSVRLQIMPFASGGHAAAGGAFSILRFPHEKLPDVVYIEHLTSGLYLDRREEVDHYAAAFGRLSIEAEHPGRTPDLLRRMLGEIDADS from the coding sequence GTGACCGAGAACGACAACGGCGGGGCGACCGTTCGCCGGTTGCAGCTCGGCGCGCATCTGCGTGCCCTGCGCCGCGCCAAGGGCGTCACCCGCGACGAGGCCGGATACCGGATCCGCGGATCCGAGTCGAAGATCAGCCGCATGGAGCTGGGCAAGGTCAGCTTCAAGGAACGCGACGTCACCGACCTGCTGAAGCTCTACGGCGTCGAGGACCCGGCCGAGCACCAGCGCGTCCTGGCCCTGGTCCGCGAGGCGAACGCCCCGAGCTGGTGGCATGCGTACGGGGACGTGCTCGACACCTGGTTCCAGAACTACCTCGACCTGGAGCAGGCCGCCGAGCTGATCCGCACCTACGAGGTCCAGTTCGTGCCCGGCCTGCTGCAGACCGACGCGTACGCGCGAGCGGTCATCCGCCTCGGCCACGACACCGCCGGCCCCGAGGAGATCGACCGCCGGGCCCGGCTCCGGATGGCCCGCAAGCAGGTTCTCGAGCGCCCCGACGCGCCGCGCCTCTGGGCGGTCCTCGACGAGGCGGTGCTGCGCCGGCCGATCGGCGGTGCCGAGGTGCTCCGCGAGCAGATCCAGTACCTTCTCGACATCTGCGGCTCGCCCAGCGTGCGGCTGCAGATCATGCCGTTCGCGTCCGGCGGGCACGCGGCGGCCGGCGGCGCGTTCAGCATCCTGCGGTTCCCGCACGAGAAGCTGCCCGACGTGGTCTACATCGAACACCTCACCAGCGGCCTCTACCTGGACCGCCGCGAGGAGGTCGACCACTACGCCGCGGCCTTCGGCCGGCTGTCGATCGAGGCGGAGCACCCCGGCCGTACGCCGGACCTCCTGCGCAGGATGCTTGGCGAAATCGACGCCGATTCTTAG
- a CDS encoding phosphodiester glycosidase family protein, translating into MTANPAAQRPARRVGRRGFLAGGLGVLAAAAGGGAWALDRYVLDHVEVSGASGITAQNVAVAEAAGTGTATATTWTSDTSTITIETVSTGSGSDKITYFVADVQVSDATIVRSAFANDQFGENITANPSEIAASVNAVLAINGDYYGFRETGIVIRNGVKFRDSGARQGLAFYADGSMKLYDETATTADELLAAGVWNTLSFGPGLVQGGKVIDGIDQIEVDTNFGNHSIQGNQPRTGVGLIAANHLLFVVVDGRSSGYSRGVTMPEFAQIFAGRGASVAYNLDGGGSSAMVFRDSLVNNPLGKGQERGTSDILYVAG; encoded by the coding sequence GTGACAGCCAATCCCGCAGCTCAGCGCCCTGCCCGTCGTGTCGGCCGGCGCGGTTTCCTGGCCGGCGGTCTCGGTGTCCTCGCCGCTGCCGCCGGTGGTGGCGCCTGGGCCCTCGACCGTTATGTCCTCGACCACGTCGAGGTCTCCGGCGCCTCCGGCATCACCGCGCAGAACGTCGCGGTCGCCGAGGCGGCCGGCACCGGCACGGCGACCGCCACGACCTGGACCAGCGACACGTCGACGATCACGATCGAGACGGTCTCGACCGGGTCCGGCAGCGACAAGATCACCTACTTCGTCGCGGACGTCCAGGTCAGCGACGCCACGATCGTCCGGTCGGCGTTCGCGAACGATCAGTTCGGCGAGAACATCACCGCGAACCCGTCGGAGATCGCCGCTTCGGTGAACGCGGTGCTGGCGATCAACGGCGACTACTACGGCTTCCGGGAGACCGGGATCGTCATCCGCAACGGGGTGAAGTTCCGCGACTCGGGCGCCCGGCAGGGGCTCGCGTTCTACGCGGACGGCTCGATGAAGCTCTACGACGAGACCGCCACGACCGCCGACGAGCTGCTGGCCGCGGGCGTCTGGAACACCCTCTCGTTCGGCCCGGGCCTGGTCCAGGGCGGGAAGGTGATCGACGGCATCGATCAGATCGAGGTCGACACGAACTTCGGCAACCACTCGATCCAGGGCAACCAGCCGCGCACCGGCGTCGGCCTGATCGCCGCGAACCACCTGCTCTTCGTCGTCGTCGACGGCCGCAGCAGCGGGTACAGCAGGGGTGTCACGATGCCGGAGTTCGCGCAGATCTTCGCCGGCCGCGGGGCGTCCGTCGCGTACAACCTGGACGGTGGCGGCTCGTCGGCGATGGTCTTCCGGGACTCGCTGGTCAACAACCCGCTGGGCAAGGGCCAGGAGCGGGGCACCAGCGACATCCTGTACGTCGCGGGCTGA
- a CDS encoding GtrA family protein: MIVLIPAYQPDARLVELCGQLGAYRILVVDDGSGPAYQEVFAAAREAGAEVITLDHNRGKGFALKTGFAHIAARHPGQDVVCADSDGQHRAADIAAVASRVALTPAAMVLGVRRFTGRVPARSRFGNAVTRGLFRLVTGRSITDTQTGLRGYPAWVLRWLGSTPGDRFEYELRLLLRAVHEGLAIEEVEIATVYLEGNKSSHFRPFQDSVRIYRPLLGSIFAFAGSSLLAFTVDAALLALFVTLSGHLIAAAVAARLISATVNYTVNRRTVFGPVAPHRQAAPRYAALATASLAANVLLLHTLSLVLGSLPVAKLLTEVTLSALGFLVQRAFVFVRSAGPSPRPRPWVPLAAAPELHPAGSHERPSN; the protein is encoded by the coding sequence ATGATCGTTCTCATTCCCGCGTACCAGCCCGACGCGCGGCTCGTGGAATTGTGCGGGCAGCTCGGCGCCTATCGCATCCTCGTGGTCGACGACGGGAGCGGTCCCGCGTACCAGGAGGTCTTCGCGGCGGCCCGGGAAGCCGGCGCCGAAGTGATCACGCTGGACCACAACCGGGGTAAGGGTTTCGCTCTCAAGACCGGTTTCGCCCATATCGCGGCGCGGCATCCCGGTCAGGACGTGGTGTGTGCGGACAGTGACGGGCAGCATCGCGCGGCGGACATCGCGGCGGTCGCCTCCCGGGTCGCGCTCACCCCGGCCGCGATGGTGCTCGGCGTGCGGCGGTTCACCGGGCGCGTGCCGGCTCGCAGCCGCTTCGGCAACGCGGTCACGCGCGGGTTGTTCCGGCTCGTCACCGGCCGATCGATAACGGACACGCAGACCGGGTTGCGCGGTTATCCGGCGTGGGTGCTGCGGTGGCTCGGGTCGACGCCCGGCGATCGTTTCGAGTACGAGCTGCGCCTGCTGCTGCGCGCCGTCCACGAGGGCCTGGCGATCGAGGAGGTGGAGATCGCGACGGTGTACCTGGAAGGGAACAAGTCGTCCCATTTCCGGCCTTTCCAAGATTCTGTACGGATCTACCGGCCGCTGCTGGGATCGATCTTCGCCTTCGCCGGGTCGTCGCTGCTGGCCTTCACCGTCGACGCCGCGCTGCTGGCCCTCTTCGTCACGCTGTCCGGCCACCTGATCGCGGCGGCCGTGGCGGCGAGGCTGATCAGCGCGACGGTCAACTACACCGTCAACCGGCGGACCGTCTTCGGCCCGGTGGCCCCGCACCGCCAGGCCGCTCCCCGCTACGCCGCCCTGGCCACCGCCTCCCTGGCAGCCAACGTGCTCCTGCTGCACACGTTGTCGCTGGTGCTCGGATCACTTCCGGTCGCGAAGCTGCTGACAGAGGTGACGTTGTCCGCCCTGGGCTTCCTGGTGCAGAGGGCCTTCGTCTTCGTCCGCTCCGCCGGCCCCTCCCCGCGTCCCCGGCCGTGGGTCCCTCTCGCGGCTGCACCCGAACTGCACCCCGCCGGCTCCCATGAGAGACCCTCGAACTGA
- a CDS encoding GGDEF domain-containing protein, protein MSSVASALEGRRVQAWHLSLAAAPVVMLAYFTLGRLDVLPGTQVALYCSANTTLAVAALVAARRHASLRTIMILISASAFAGVAGDILYYFLALVTGEEVYPSIADVFYLAAYPLLAVGLLLIVRRRTPGWDGASMIDAAIVAIGAGFLVFEFVISPTMKNSMADLVGLVSVAYPIGDLMLLVVGARLMLGAGPRGTPLRMIGAYLGLVLVADTFYSYQSINDTFQAGAYLDGVWMAASFIFAAGVLHPAVPKLVARSNAATPDATTGRLIILAVAAMTAPTSILIEEARHGNPDTVAAAIVCNVLFLLVLVRMTGLVRAQRLAAITDGLTGLRSRRYFEEALAGESARAERYHLPLSMLLLDIDHFKSVNDTYGHNGGDRVLVEVTHRLRELVRPGDVVARYGGEEFAVLLPATGPEQAREIAERVRRGVGAAPIAVADSRVHQVTVSIGVAGMPATATTAELVLTADRALYAAKNAGRNRVVSAADAQPRAAA, encoded by the coding sequence ATGAGTTCTGTGGCGAGCGCCCTCGAAGGCCGGCGCGTCCAGGCCTGGCATCTCAGCCTGGCCGCGGCGCCGGTGGTGATGCTCGCCTACTTCACCCTGGGCCGTCTCGACGTGCTCCCCGGCACCCAGGTGGCCCTGTACTGCAGCGCGAACACGACGCTGGCGGTCGCCGCACTGGTGGCAGCCCGTCGCCACGCTTCCCTGCGTACCATCATGATCTTGATCTCTGCCTCGGCGTTCGCCGGGGTGGCCGGCGACATCCTCTACTACTTCCTGGCGCTGGTGACCGGCGAGGAGGTGTATCCGAGCATCGCCGACGTCTTCTACCTGGCGGCCTACCCGCTGCTCGCCGTCGGCCTGCTGCTGATCGTGCGCCGGCGGACCCCGGGCTGGGACGGCGCCAGCATGATCGACGCCGCGATCGTGGCGATCGGCGCCGGCTTCCTGGTGTTCGAGTTCGTCATCAGCCCCACCATGAAGAACTCGATGGCCGACCTGGTCGGGCTGGTCTCCGTGGCATATCCGATCGGCGACCTGATGCTGCTCGTGGTCGGCGCCCGTCTCATGCTCGGCGCCGGCCCCCGGGGGACGCCGCTGCGGATGATCGGCGCCTACCTCGGGCTGGTGCTCGTCGCCGACACGTTCTACAGCTACCAGTCGATCAACGATACGTTCCAGGCCGGCGCGTACCTCGACGGTGTCTGGATGGCCGCGAGCTTCATCTTCGCCGCCGGAGTGCTGCACCCGGCCGTGCCGAAGCTGGTGGCCCGCTCGAACGCGGCCACCCCGGACGCCACCACCGGCCGCCTGATCATCCTGGCCGTGGCCGCCATGACCGCGCCCACCTCGATCCTCATCGAGGAGGCCAGGCACGGCAATCCGGACACGGTCGCCGCGGCGATCGTCTGCAACGTGCTGTTCCTGCTGGTCCTGGTCCGGATGACCGGGCTGGTCCGGGCGCAGCGGCTGGCCGCGATCACCGACGGGCTGACCGGCCTGCGCAGCCGGCGCTACTTCGAGGAGGCCCTGGCCGGCGAGAGCGCCCGCGCCGAGCGGTACCACCTGCCGCTCAGCATGCTGCTGCTCGACATCGACCACTTCAAGAGCGTCAACGACACGTACGGGCACAACGGCGGCGACCGGGTTCTCGTCGAGGTCACGCACCGGCTCCGCGAGCTGGTCCGGCCCGGTGACGTGGTGGCCCGGTACGGCGGCGAGGAGTTCGCCGTCCTGCTTCCCGCCACCGGTCCCGAGCAGGCCCGGGAGATCGCCGAACGGGTGCGCCGCGGGGTGGGCGCCGCGCCGATCGCGGTCGCCGACTCCCGCGTCCACCAGGTCACCGTCTCCATCGGCGTCGCCGGGATGCCGGCCACCGCGACCACGGCCGAGCTGGTGCTCACCGCGGACCGGGCGCTCTACGCCGCGAAGAACGCCGGCCGCAACCGGGTGGTCAGCGCCGCCGACGCCCAGCCCAGGGCCGCCGCCTGA